One genomic window of Bacillus mycoides includes the following:
- a CDS encoding LysE family translocator, which produces MMENFFLFIIMSICLIILPGPDTAMATKNTLVAGKIGGVKTVFGTCVALLIHTLAAVIGLSALIVKSALLFSIFKYVGAVYLVYIGIKALLAVRNTGDLNTNDVPINNDNKHTSCFRQGFLTNLLNPKIAVFFLTFLPQFLNPNHNTFIQLLVMGLTYLILTVIWFAFYIFLIDKISAFMKKPKTQRYIQGITGIVLIGFGIKLAFERNS; this is translated from the coding sequence ATTATGGAAAATTTTTTTCTGTTTATTATTATGTCTATATGTCTTATTATTCTACCCGGTCCTGATACAGCAATGGCTACGAAAAACACATTGGTTGCTGGCAAAATTGGCGGCGTAAAAACTGTTTTTGGTACTTGTGTTGCACTTTTAATTCACACTTTAGCTGCTGTAATTGGTCTTTCGGCACTTATTGTAAAGTCTGCTCTTTTATTTTCTATTTTTAAATATGTTGGTGCTGTATATTTAGTCTATATTGGTATTAAAGCCCTTTTAGCAGTAAGAAACACCGGAGACTTAAATACAAATGACGTTCCAATAAATAATGACAATAAACATACTTCTTGCTTTCGCCAAGGGTTTCTTACAAATTTACTAAACCCTAAGATTGCAGTCTTCTTTTTAACTTTTTTACCACAGTTTTTAAATCCAAATCATAATACATTTATACAACTTCTCGTTATGGGACTTACTTATCTCATTTTAACAGTCATTTGGTTTGCTTTTTATATATTTTTAATTGATAAAATTAGTGCTTTTATGAAAAAACCGAAGACACAGCGTTATATTCAAGGAATTACAGGAATCGTCTTAATTGGGTTTGGTATTAAATTGGCCTTTGAAAGAAATAGTTAA
- the prpB gene encoding methylisocitrate lyase codes for MAWVVNKQSTQEELANRFRALVEANEILQIPGAHDAMAALVAKNTGFSALYLSGAAYTASKGLPDLGIVTSTEVAERARDLVRATDLPVLVDIDTGFGGVLNVARTAVEMVEAKVAAVQIEDQQLPKKCGHLNGKKLVTTEELVQKIKAIKEVEPSLYIVARTDARGVEGLDAAIERANAYVKAGADAIFPEALQSEEEFRLFTSKVNAPLLANMTEFGKTPYYSAEEFANMGFQMVIYPVTSLRVAAKAYENVFTLIKETGSQKDALSNMQTRSELYETISYHDFEDLDTGIAKTVLSEDQ; via the coding sequence GGCTTGGGTTGTGAATAAACAGTCAACACAAGAGGAGCTTGCGAATCGCTTCCGAGCTTTAGTGGAAGCAAATGAAATTTTACAAATTCCAGGTGCTCATGATGCAATGGCGGCTCTTGTTGCGAAAAATACAGGTTTTTCAGCTCTTTATTTATCGGGAGCTGCTTATACTGCAAGTAAAGGGCTACCAGATTTAGGAATCGTGACGTCTACTGAAGTAGCAGAGAGAGCAAGGGATCTAGTAAGAGCTACAGATTTACCAGTTCTTGTTGACATTGATACAGGATTTGGTGGAGTACTAAACGTAGCGAGAACAGCTGTAGAAATGGTGGAAGCGAAAGTTGCGGCTGTTCAGATTGAAGATCAACAATTACCAAAGAAATGTGGACATTTAAATGGTAAGAAACTTGTTACTACAGAAGAATTAGTTCAAAAAATTAAAGCGATTAAAGAAGTTGAGCCAAGTTTATATATTGTAGCACGCACAGATGCTCGCGGCGTGGAAGGATTAGATGCAGCGATTGAAAGAGCGAACGCATATGTAAAAGCAGGGGCAGATGCAATATTCCCAGAAGCGCTTCAATCGGAAGAAGAATTCCGTTTATTTACTAGCAAAGTGAATGCACCTTTACTAGCAAATATGACTGAGTTCGGGAAAACACCATATTATAGTGCAGAGGAATTTGCGAATATGGGCTTCCAAATGGTAATTTATCCTGTAACTTCACTTCGTGTTGCTGCAAAAGCATATGAGAATGTGTTTACGCTAATTAAAGAGACAGGTTCTCAAAAAGATGCACTTTCTAATATGCAAACGAGAAGTGAGTTATATGAAACAATTTCATATCATGACTTTGAAGACTTAGATACTGGAATTGCAAAAACAGTATTATCTGAAGATCAATAG
- a CDS encoding acyl-CoA dehydrogenase family protein, translated as MEKTKLPWDEFFSLNKDVNNTFFTPEDFSGDEDLIAKTTEQFVKQEIVPQMENIEQHNYKVSRQLFEKAGELGLLGIEVPEDYGGFELGKAVSGLVAEKMGYAGAFSVSFNIHAGVGTLPYIYYGTKEQKEKYLPKIASGEWIGAYALTEPNAGSDALSAKTSAVLNEEGTAWKLNGEKQWITNAHMADVYVVFAKTNKGMTAFIVERTCEGVSIGLEEKKMGIKGSSTATLILEDVVIPAENVLGEVGKGHHVALNILNFARLKLAFGNIGTAKQAIGLSVQYGKERKQFQTELVDFTMIQEKIANMIISTYGAESAAYRTAGVIDEAIHESDEDLMKKMSQFAIECALNKVNASETLGNIVDEAVQIHGGYGYMQEYEVERLYRDARISRIFEGTNEINRLTVAKMLMKQFEQIEDHVVESDISNVERNHCYILLSKKLLKQSLKTLSKTPDLKIDQEQEYSRVLSNMLTDVYVMESAFLRTRKAVSKNGEEKERTKQMITDVICEEGYRKVEEASISILSAAVTEEQNRQEILAEIRQLLVPLYSNLFTKKRDIAKVIINRGKYIV; from the coding sequence ATGGAGAAAACGAAGTTACCATGGGATGAATTTTTTTCACTCAATAAAGATGTGAATAATACTTTTTTTACACCAGAAGATTTTTCAGGGGATGAAGATTTAATTGCAAAAACGACAGAACAATTCGTTAAACAAGAAATTGTCCCACAAATGGAGAATATTGAACAACATAACTATAAAGTTTCTCGTCAATTATTTGAGAAAGCTGGGGAACTTGGATTATTAGGCATTGAGGTACCAGAAGATTATGGTGGATTCGAGTTAGGAAAGGCTGTCTCAGGTCTTGTAGCAGAGAAAATGGGTTACGCTGGTGCATTTAGCGTTTCTTTTAATATACACGCCGGTGTAGGTACATTGCCTTACATATATTACGGAACGAAAGAACAGAAAGAAAAATATTTACCGAAAATCGCATCGGGAGAATGGATTGGGGCTTATGCTTTAACTGAGCCAAATGCTGGTTCTGATGCATTAAGTGCAAAAACGAGTGCAGTATTGAATGAAGAGGGTACTGCTTGGAAGTTGAATGGTGAGAAGCAGTGGATTACAAATGCTCATATGGCAGATGTATACGTTGTTTTTGCGAAGACAAATAAAGGAATGACAGCGTTTATTGTCGAAAGAACATGTGAAGGTGTATCAATAGGATTAGAAGAAAAGAAGATGGGGATTAAAGGTTCTTCAACAGCGACGCTTATTTTAGAAGATGTTGTCATCCCCGCTGAAAATGTTTTAGGGGAAGTTGGGAAAGGGCATCACGTAGCTCTTAATATTCTTAACTTCGCGAGACTAAAACTTGCTTTTGGAAATATTGGAACAGCAAAACAAGCAATTGGTTTGTCAGTTCAATATGGAAAGGAACGAAAGCAGTTCCAAACAGAATTAGTAGATTTTACGATGATTCAAGAGAAAATTGCAAATATGATTATTTCTACATATGGAGCAGAAAGTGCAGCTTACCGTACAGCGGGTGTAATTGATGAAGCAATTCATGAGAGTGATGAAGATCTTATGAAAAAAATGTCCCAATTTGCAATTGAATGTGCACTTAATAAAGTAAATGCTTCTGAAACACTTGGCAATATTGTAGATGAGGCTGTACAAATTCATGGTGGATACGGTTATATGCAAGAATACGAAGTAGAACGTTTATATCGTGATGCTAGAATTAGCCGTATTTTTGAAGGAACGAACGAAATTAATAGATTAACAGTTGCTAAAATGTTAATGAAACAATTTGAGCAAATTGAAGATCATGTAGTAGAAAGTGATATATCAAATGTAGAAAGAAACCATTGTTACATTTTATTATCGAAAAAATTGTTGAAACAATCTTTGAAAACGCTCTCTAAAACTCCGGACTTAAAAATTGATCAGGAGCAAGAATATTCACGTGTACTATCAAATATGTTGACGGACGTGTACGTCATGGAATCAGCATTTTTACGTACGAGGAAAGCAGTTAGTAAAAATGGTGAGGAAAAAGAGCGTACGAAGCAAATGATAACAGATGTTATTTGTGAAGAAGGATATCGTAAAGTAGAAGAAGCTTCGATTTCCATTCTTTCAGCAGCTGTCACAGAAGAACAAAATAGACAAGAAATATTAGCTGAAATCCGTCAATTATTAGTGCCTTTATACTCGAACTTATTTACGAAAAAGAGAGACATTGCGAAAGTTATTATAAATCGCGGGAAATATATTGTGTAA
- a CDS encoding exonuclease SbcCD subunit D: MKFFHTADWHLGKLVHGVYMTEDQKIVLDQFVQAVEEEKPDAVIIAGDLYDRAIPPTEAVDLLNDVLQKIVIDLQTPVIAVAGNHDSPDRIHFGSNLMKKQGLHIVGQFQFPYNPVVLNDEYGEVHFHLVPYADPSIVRHILKNEDVRSHDDAMRIFMNELSETMDKEARHIFVGHAFITSSGEAEENTSDAERPLSIGGAEYVNSHYFDKFHYTALGHLHQAHFVRNETIRYSGSPLAYSISEEKHKKGYYIVELDEKGETTIEKRLLTPRRKMRTVEAKIDDLLLHPVNEDYVFVKLLDENPVLQPMEKIRSVYPNAMHVERSIQRREFTDENEVTVSRHKTDDLSLLKAFYKEMKGLDLSEEKERLFLDVLQTVQEREGERG, from the coding sequence ATGAAGTTTTTTCATACAGCGGATTGGCATTTAGGTAAGCTTGTTCATGGTGTATATATGACTGAAGATCAAAAAATTGTGTTAGATCAGTTTGTACAAGCTGTTGAAGAGGAAAAACCGGATGCTGTAATTATTGCAGGAGATTTATATGACCGAGCAATTCCACCTACAGAAGCAGTAGACTTATTAAATGATGTATTACAAAAGATAGTTATTGATTTACAAACACCAGTAATCGCAGTTGCAGGAAACCACGATAGTCCGGACCGCATACATTTTGGTAGTAATTTAATGAAAAAACAAGGATTACATATTGTTGGACAATTCCAGTTTCCATACAATCCTGTTGTTTTAAATGATGAATACGGAGAGGTTCATTTCCATCTCGTTCCGTATGCAGATCCAAGTATTGTTAGACATATATTGAAAAATGAAGATGTTCGTTCTCATGATGATGCGATGCGTATTTTTATGAACGAACTCTCTGAAACGATGGATAAAGAAGCGAGACACATATTTGTAGGACATGCATTTATAACTTCTTCAGGAGAGGCAGAGGAAAATACGAGTGATGCGGAACGACCGCTTTCAATTGGTGGTGCTGAATATGTAAATAGCCATTATTTTGATAAGTTTCATTACACTGCGCTTGGCCATTTACATCAAGCGCATTTTGTACGTAATGAGACAATTCGTTATTCAGGTTCGCCACTTGCATATTCTATTTCTGAAGAAAAGCATAAAAAAGGATATTATATTGTGGAACTGGATGAAAAAGGTGAAACAACAATTGAAAAACGTTTACTTACACCGCGTCGTAAAATGCGTACAGTAGAAGCCAAAATAGACGATTTATTGCTTCATCCAGTAAATGAAGATTATGTATTTGTGAAATTATTAGATGAAAATCCTGTCTTGCAGCCAATGGAAAAAATACGTTCTGTATACCCAAATGCAATGCATGTTGAAAGATCTATTCAAAGACGAGAGTTCACAGATGAAAATGAAGTAACTGTTTCAAGACATAAAACGGATGATTTATCTCTTTTAAAAGCATTTTATAAAGAAATGAAAGGGCTAGATTTATCAGAAGAGAAAGAACGTCTATTTTTAGATGTTTTGCAAACAGTGCAAGAACGGGAAGGTGAACGAGGATGA
- a CDS encoding NAD(P)-dependent oxidoreductase — translation MKKIGFIGLGNMGLPMSKNLVKSGYTVYGVDLNKEAEASFEKEGGIIGLSISKLAETCDVIFTSLPSPRAVEAVYFGEEGLFENSHSNVALIDTSTVSPQLNKQLEESAKEKKVDFLAAPVSGGVIGAENRTLTFMVGGSKEVYEKTESVMEVLGANVFHVSEQIDSGTTVKLINNLLIGFYTAGVSEALTLAKKNNMDLDKMFDILNVSYGQSRIYERNYKSFIASENYEPGFTVNLLKKDLGFAVDLAKESELHLPVSEMLLNVYEEASEAGYGENDMAALYKKVSEQLISNQK, via the coding sequence ATGAAAAAGATTGGTTTTATCGGTTTAGGTAACATGGGTCTTCCAATGTCTAAAAATTTAGTCAAATCGGGCTACACAGTATATGGAGTGGACTTGAATAAAGAGGCTGAAGCTTCCTTTGAAAAAGAAGGAGGAATTATCGGCTTATCAATCTCAAAACTAGCAGAGACATGCGATGTGATTTTTACAAGTTTACCTTCACCTCGTGCTGTGGAAGCGGTATATTTTGGGGAAGAAGGATTATTTGAAAATAGCCACTCGAATGTAGCTTTAATTGATACAAGTACAGTATCTCCACAATTAAACAAACAATTAGAGGAATCGGCGAAGGAAAAGAAAGTAGACTTTTTAGCAGCACCTGTTAGTGGCGGGGTAATTGGTGCAGAAAACCGTACATTAACGTTTATGGTTGGTGGATCGAAAGAAGTATATGAAAAAACTGAATCTGTCATGGAAGTACTTGGAGCGAATGTTTTCCATGTTAGTGAGCAGATTGATAGCGGTACAACTGTTAAATTAATTAACAATCTATTAATTGGTTTTTATACAGCTGGTGTGAGTGAAGCTTTAACATTAGCGAAAAAGAACAATATGGATTTAGATAAAATGTTTGATATTTTAAATGTAAGTTACGGTCAAAGTAGAATTTATGAGCGTAATTATAAAAGTTTTATTGCATCAGAAAATTATGAGCCGGGCTTTACTGTAAATTTATTAAAGAAAGATTTAGGATTTGCGGTAGATTTAGCTAAAGAAAGTGAACTTCACTTACCAGTAAGTGAGATGCTATTAAACGTATATGAAGAAGCGAGTGAGGCAGGATATGGTGAAAACGATATGGCTGCTTTATATAAGAAAGTTAGCGAACAATTAATTTCTAATCAAAAATAG
- a CDS encoding enoyl-CoA hydratase/isomerase family protein, with product MTEHVLFSVSENGVASITLNRPKALNSLSYDMLQPIGQKLKEWEQDERIELIVLKGAGTKGFCAGGDIKTLYEARSNEVALQHAEQFFEEEYEIDTFIYQYKKPIIACLDGIVMGGGVGLTNGATYRIVTERTKWAMPEMNIGFFPDVGAAYFLNKAPGYTGRYVALTASILKAPDVLYINAADYFMTSDSLPNFLTALENVNWQKEDVHTHLKEVIRTFATAPNLDGNLSSLLEEINSHFAFDTIEGIIQSLEKNQSPFAQTTKEQLLSKSPVSLKVTLKQFIDGQEKSVEECFATDLILAKNFMRHEDFFEGVRSVVVDKDQNPNYKYKQLSDVSEEDVNRFFNLLNA from the coding sequence ATGACTGAACACGTTTTATTTTCTGTTAGCGAAAACGGCGTTGCATCAATTACTTTAAACCGTCCAAAAGCACTCAATTCTTTATCCTATGACATGTTACAGCCAATTGGGCAAAAACTTAAAGAATGGGAGCAAGATGAGCGTATTGAACTCATCGTTTTAAAAGGAGCTGGGACGAAAGGTTTTTGTGCAGGTGGTGATATTAAAACGCTATACGAAGCACGTTCTAACGAAGTTGCATTACAACATGCAGAGCAGTTTTTTGAAGAAGAATATGAAATTGATACATTTATTTATCAATACAAAAAACCAATTATCGCTTGTTTAGATGGAATCGTAATGGGCGGTGGTGTCGGTCTGACAAATGGAGCTACGTATCGAATTGTAACAGAGCGTACGAAGTGGGCAATGCCTGAAATGAACATCGGTTTCTTCCCTGATGTCGGTGCTGCTTATTTCTTAAATAAAGCGCCTGGATATACTGGCCGATATGTTGCTTTAACAGCATCCATTTTAAAAGCTCCTGATGTATTATACATTAACGCTGCTGATTACTTTATGACATCAGATTCATTACCAAATTTCCTTACCGCACTTGAAAATGTAAATTGGCAAAAAGAAGATGTACATACTCATTTAAAAGAAGTTATTCGTACATTTGCAACCGCTCCAAACTTAGATGGCAATCTTTCTTCTTTATTAGAAGAAATTAATTCGCATTTTGCATTCGATACAATTGAAGGAATCATTCAATCTTTAGAGAAAAATCAAAGTCCATTTGCCCAAACAACGAAAGAACAGTTATTATCAAAATCCCCTGTTTCATTAAAGGTAACATTAAAACAGTTTATCGATGGCCAAGAAAAGTCAGTTGAAGAATGTTTTGCGACAGATCTTATACTCGCTAAAAATTTCATGCGACATGAAGATTTCTTTGAAGGAGTACGCTCCGTTGTAGTTGATAAAGACCAAAATCCAAATTATAAATATAAACAATTAAGTGATGTTTCAGAAGAAGATGTAAATCGATTCTTTAACTTACTTAACGCCTAA
- a CDS encoding DUF2584 family protein: protein MKFEMHTKIISNEKEVRLHIEDNLFQLILDGYHLFTIQEILPLYKSNEERIGSAIVQKLEWENGKTTLNYQLVSLQSVN, encoded by the coding sequence ATGAAATTTGAGATGCACACAAAAATTATTTCAAATGAAAAAGAAGTAAGATTACATATAGAAGATAATTTATTTCAATTAATTTTAGATGGTTATCATCTATTTACTATTCAAGAAATATTACCTTTATATAAATCAAACGAAGAAAGAATCGGTAGTGCAATTGTCCAAAAGTTAGAATGGGAGAACGGAAAAACTACACTAAACTATCAGCTTGTTTCACTACAATCAGTAAACTAA
- a CDS encoding CoA-acylating methylmalonate-semialdehyde dehydrogenase, whose translation MITTEIKRVKNHINGEWVESTGTEVEAVPNPATGKIIAYVPLSPKEDVEKAVEAAKAAYETWSKVPVPNRSRQLYKYLQLLQENKDELAKIITLENGKTLTDATGEVQRGIEAVELATSAPNLMMGQALPNIASGIDGSIWRYPIGVVAGITPFNFPMMIPLWMFPLAIACGNTFILKTSERTPLLAERLVELFYEAGFPKGVLNLVQGGKDVVNSILENKDIQAVSFVGSEPVARYVYETGTKNGKRVQALAGAKNHAVVMPDCNLEKTVQGVIGSAFASSGERCMACSVVAVVDEIADEFIDVLVAETKKLKVGDGFNEDNYVGPLIRESHKERVLGYINSGVADGATLLVDGRKINEEVGEGYFVGATIFDGVNQEMKIWQDEIFAPVLSIVRVKDLEEGIKLTNQSKFANGAVIYTSNGKHAQTFRDNIDAGMIGVNVNVPAPMAFFAFAGNKASFFGDLGTNGTDGVQFYTRKKVVTERWF comes from the coding sequence ATGATTACAACTGAAATTAAACGCGTGAAAAATCATATTAATGGCGAATGGGTAGAATCTACTGGTACTGAAGTAGAAGCGGTTCCGAATCCGGCAACTGGAAAAATCATCGCTTACGTTCCACTTTCTCCAAAAGAAGATGTTGAAAAAGCTGTTGAAGCGGCAAAAGCGGCATACGAAACATGGTCTAAAGTGCCAGTTCCAAATCGTTCAAGACAACTATACAAATATCTACAACTGTTACAAGAAAATAAAGATGAGCTTGCAAAAATCATTACGCTAGAAAACGGTAAAACGCTAACGGATGCAACTGGTGAAGTACAGCGTGGTATTGAAGCGGTAGAACTTGCAACATCAGCACCAAATTTAATGATGGGACAAGCTCTTCCGAATATTGCTAGTGGAATTGATGGATCGATTTGGCGCTACCCAATCGGAGTTGTTGCTGGTATTACACCGTTTAACTTCCCGATGATGATTCCGTTATGGATGTTCCCACTTGCAATTGCTTGCGGTAATACATTCATATTAAAAACATCTGAAAGAACACCACTTTTAGCTGAGCGACTTGTAGAGTTATTCTATGAAGCTGGTTTTCCAAAAGGGGTATTAAATTTAGTACAAGGCGGAAAAGATGTTGTAAATAGTATTTTAGAAAATAAAGATATTCAAGCAGTTTCGTTTGTTGGCTCTGAGCCAGTGGCACGCTACGTATATGAAACTGGTACAAAAAATGGTAAACGTGTACAAGCGTTAGCAGGTGCGAAAAACCATGCGGTTGTTATGCCAGATTGCAACCTTGAGAAAACAGTACAAGGTGTAATTGGGTCTGCGTTTGCAAGTAGTGGAGAGCGCTGCATGGCATGTTCAGTAGTAGCAGTAGTTGATGAAATTGCTGATGAATTCATTGATGTATTAGTAGCAGAAACGAAGAAGTTAAAAGTAGGTGACGGTTTCAACGAAGATAATTATGTTGGACCATTAATCCGTGAATCTCATAAAGAACGTGTTTTAGGCTATATTAATAGTGGTGTAGCAGATGGAGCAACTTTACTAGTAGATGGCCGTAAAATCAATGAAGAAGTTGGAGAAGGTTACTTTGTTGGTGCAACAATCTTCGATGGCGTAAATCAAGAGATGAAAATTTGGCAAGATGAAATTTTCGCTCCGGTATTAAGTATTGTAAGAGTTAAAGATTTAGAAGAAGGTATCAAACTGACAAATCAATCTAAATTTGCAAATGGTGCGGTTATTTATACATCAAATGGTAAGCATGCACAAACATTCCGTGATAACATCGATGCTGGTATGATCGGTGTAAACGTAAACGTTCCAGCACCAATGGCATTCTTCGCATTTGCAGGAAACAAAGCTTCATTCTTTGGGGATCTTGGTACAAATGGTACGGATGGCGTTCAATTTTATACACGCAAAAAAGTTGTAACTGAGCGCTGGTTTTAA